Proteins encoded by one window of Streptomyces sp. NBC_01571:
- a CDS encoding IS5 family transposase yields the protein MDREPYPSDLSDEQWSLIEPMITGWKQDRVARSATGDPGSCDLREVVNAIFYQNRTGCQWRYLPHDLPSWSAVFYYFTLWREDGLDQRIQELLRCQVREKARRLEDPSLVIIDTQSVRAAAGVPTTTTGLDVNKKVSGRKRGLAVDVLGLVIGVVVLPASAHDNTAGTALLDQAAERCGNRLEKALVDQGFKDEVVIHGVLQDIDVEIVRRNPDDKGKGFVPQPKRWIVEQVNGTLLLHRRLAREYDHRPDTSASRVYWASTANMARRLTTPSPAWRDELGLAA from the coding sequence ATGGACAGAGAGCCGTACCCGAGTGACTTATCGGACGAGCAGTGGTCGTTGATCGAGCCGATGATCACGGGCTGGAAGCAGGACCGGGTGGCGCGGTCGGCGACCGGGGACCCGGGGTCCTGTGATCTCCGGGAGGTCGTGAACGCGATCTTCTACCAAAATCGGACGGGCTGTCAGTGGCGCTATCTGCCGCATGACCTCCCGTCCTGGTCAGCGGTGTTCTACTACTTCACGCTGTGGCGCGAGGACGGTCTGGACCAGCGGATCCAGGAACTCCTGCGCTGCCAGGTGCGGGAGAAGGCCCGACGATTAGAGGACCCGTCCCTCGTGATCATCGACACCCAGTCCGTGCGTGCGGCAGCCGGTGTCCCGACGACCACGACGGGACTCGACGTCAACAAGAAGGTATCCGGGCGCAAGCGCGGACTGGCCGTCGATGTTCTCGGCCTGGTCATCGGCGTCGTCGTCCTGCCGGCCTCCGCCCATGACAACACCGCTGGCACCGCCCTGCTCGACCAGGCCGCCGAACGCTGCGGGAACCGTCTGGAGAAGGCCCTGGTGGACCAGGGCTTCAAGGACGAGGTGGTCATCCACGGCGTGCTGCAGGACATCGACGTCGAGATCGTCCGCCGGAACCCGGACGACAAGGGCAAGGGCTTCGTCCCGCAGCCCAAGCGGTGGATCGTCGAGCAGGTCAACGGGACGCTGCTGCTGCACCGGCGCCTGGCCCGCGAGTACGACCACCGACCCGACACCTCCGCCTCACGGGTCTACTGGGCCTCCACCGCGAACATGGCCCGCCGCCTGACCACGCCGAGCCCCGCCTGGCGCGACGAGCTCGGGCTGGCCGCGTGA
- a CDS encoding transposase family protein, which translates to MPTSVTYTAVLDVKRSTAEHLAGLLRDHRIEARTRKGRRALGCFKQAVLVLRWFLDGTRLAQLARDNGLSASTAYRYLHEGLAVLAAGAPDLSTALEHAKAAGLTHLNLDGTVIRTDRVAAPGPNGADLWWSGKHKHHGGNVQVIATPDGWPIWVSPVRPGREHDTTCARHHGLTDALNRVAAELDMPTLVDLGYENAGDGFRHPHKKPAGGELTEAQQTYNKVIRAIHGVCERANSLLKTTFKALRRVSLDPSHITKIAAAALVLLQLEYDRTI; encoded by the coding sequence GTGCCGACCAGTGTCACATACACCGCCGTGCTCGATGTGAAGCGGTCCACCGCCGAGCACCTGGCCGGCCTCCTGCGCGACCACCGGATCGAGGCCAGGACCCGCAAGGGGCGACGTGCGCTGGGCTGCTTCAAGCAGGCCGTGCTCGTGCTGCGCTGGTTCCTCGACGGCACCCGACTGGCCCAACTCGCCCGTGACAACGGCCTGTCGGCCTCCACCGCCTACCGCTACCTCCACGAAGGACTGGCCGTCCTGGCCGCCGGCGCACCAGACCTGTCCACCGCGCTGGAGCATGCGAAGGCAGCCGGGCTGACGCATCTGAACCTCGACGGAACGGTCATCCGCACCGACCGCGTCGCCGCCCCGGGCCCCAACGGCGCGGACCTGTGGTGGTCTGGAAAACACAAGCACCATGGCGGGAACGTGCAGGTCATCGCCACCCCGGACGGCTGGCCCATCTGGGTCTCACCGGTCCGCCCGGGCCGGGAGCACGACACCACCTGCGCCCGCCACCACGGCCTGACCGACGCCCTCAACCGAGTCGCGGCCGAGCTGGACATGCCGACCCTGGTAGACCTCGGCTACGAGAACGCCGGCGACGGCTTCCGCCACCCGCACAAAAAGCCCGCCGGAGGCGAACTGACCGAGGCCCAGCAGACCTACAACAAGGTCATCCGCGCCATCCACGGCGTCTGTGAGCGCGCCAACTCCCTGCTCAAGACGACCTTCAAGGCCCTGCGCAGAGTCAGCCTCGACCCCAGCCACATCACGAAGATCGCCGCCGCAGCCCTCGTCCTGCTCCAGCTCGAGTACGACCGCACCATCTGA